One Methylobacterium sp. 77 DNA window includes the following coding sequences:
- a CDS encoding PsiF family protein → MKSSTLRSVLVLGILTALPITDASAAVGGRIGACKQEMKAKGLKGDERKTFMKSCKTDARKACKAEAKSAGSDKADRHAFIKSCLKGDAAPGAAPSSDAPMSPGSTMAPGTGAAPGTGVAPGTGVAPGTGMSPGATPPAPKP, encoded by the coding sequence ATGAAGAGTTCGACGTTGAGGTCCGTCCTGGTGCTCGGGATTCTCACGGCATTGCCCATTACTGATGCGTCCGCCGCTGTCGGCGGCCGCATCGGTGCCTGCAAGCAGGAGATGAAGGCCAAGGGCCTGAAGGGCGACGAGCGCAAGACCTTCATGAAGTCCTGCAAGACCGACGCGCGTAAGGCCTGCAAGGCCGAGGCGAAATCGGCCGGTTCGGACAAGGCCGATCGGCACGCGTTCATCAAGTCCTGTCTGAAGGGCGACGCAGCACCCGGCGCCGCCCCCTCCTCGGATGCGCCGATGTCGCCCGGCTCGACCATGGCACCCGGCACCGGCGCTGCACCCGGCACTGGCGTCGCTCCCGGCACCGGCGTCGCTCCCGGCACTGGCATGTCACCGGGAGCAACGCCCCCGGCTCCTAAGCCCTGA
- a CDS encoding methyltransferase encodes MTPSVDPLGFIRANTRLLPVPHAPEIVLHVADEATELWQKTEDELDAIGLPPPFWAFAWAGGQALARHILDRPDLVAGQRILDFASGSGLVAIAAVLAGATHATASDLDAFAIAAIGLNAGANGVGDRIVPILDDLIGSQPADLGATVILVADIFYEQDLAGRVTDWLATLHEQGATILIGDPGRSYLPKDRLDVLATYEVPVSRSLEDAEIKRSSVWRFRA; translated from the coding sequence ATGACGCCTTCCGTCGATCCCCTTGGTTTCATTCGTGCCAACACGCGGCTTCTGCCCGTTCCGCACGCCCCCGAGATCGTGCTGCATGTGGCCGACGAGGCAACGGAGCTGTGGCAGAAGACCGAGGACGAACTCGACGCCATCGGCCTGCCGCCGCCGTTCTGGGCCTTCGCCTGGGCCGGAGGACAGGCCTTGGCCCGCCACATCCTCGACCGGCCGGACCTCGTCGCCGGGCAGCGAATCCTCGATTTCGCATCGGGCTCGGGGCTGGTGGCGATTGCGGCGGTTCTCGCCGGCGCCACTCACGCGACGGCCAGCGATCTCGACGCCTTCGCCATCGCAGCCATCGGTCTCAACGCCGGGGCCAACGGCGTCGGCGACCGGATCGTACCCATCCTCGACGACCTCATCGGCTCTCAGCCGGCCGATCTCGGCGCCACGGTGATCCTCGTCGCCGACATCTTCTACGAGCAGGATCTGGCCGGCCGCGTCACCGATTGGCTGGCGACCCTGCATGAGCAGGGCGCCACCATCCTCATCGGCGATCCCGGCCGCTCCTACCTGCCGAAGGATCGGCTCGACGTTCTGGCCACCTATGAAGTGCCCGTGAGCCGGTCCCTGGAGGATGCGGAGATCAAGCGCAGCAGCGTCTGGCGCTTCAGGGCTTAG